In Nicotiana tabacum cultivar K326 chromosome 19, ASM71507v2, whole genome shotgun sequence, one DNA window encodes the following:
- the LOC107822429 gene encoding methyl jasmonate esterase 1-like, with product MVRTMCSFFKRKEIKMEKSKFLTSLVLVLVLSYVNATISGPKWPKTSKHFVLVHGACHGAWSWYKIMASLKTSGHNVTALDLGASGVNPKQVLEIPHLSDYFSPLMEFMASLPADEKVILVGHSLGGFAISKAMENFPEKISVAVFVTALMPGPTLNATTIFTESSKAAISALDNRVTFDNGPMNPPTTFSFGPKYLASYLYPLSPIQDWALATTVVRPLYLYSSDDISKEIVLSSKKYGSVKRVFIVSAEDKVLTKEFQQLMIEKNPPDEVEEISGSDHMAMMSKPLQLFTLLMRIANK from the exons ATGGTTCGTACTATGTGCTCATTTTTcaaaagaaaggaaataaagatgGAGAAAAGCAAGTTTCTAACAAGTCTAGTTCTAGTACTTGTGTTGTCATATGTGAATGCAACAATATCAGGGCCTAAATGGCCTAAAACGAGCAAGCATTTCGTGCTAGTTCACGGGGCTTGCCATGGAGCCTGGTCTTGGTACAAGATTATGGCGTCGTTAAAAACTTCAGGACATAATGTAACAGCTCTGGACTTAGGTGCTTCAGGGGTCAACCCGAAGCAGGTCCTTGAAATCCCACATTTATCGGATTATTTTAGTCCGCTAATGGAGTTCATGGCTTCTCTTCCCGCAGATGAAAAAGTAATTCTTGTCGGTCATAGCCTTGGTGGATTTGCCATTTCTAAAGCCATGGAAAATTTTCCAGAAAAGATTTCAGTTGCTGTATTTGTCACTGCTCTAATGCCTGGTCCAACTCTCAATGCAACCACCATCTTTACTGAG TCATCCAAGGCAGCAATATCTGCACTTGATAATCGTGTTACATTCGATAATGGACCTATGAATCCTCCAACCACCTTCAGCTTTGGTCCGAAGTACTTGGCGAGTTATCTTTATCCCCTGAGCCCAATTCAG GACTGGGCACTGGCTACTACAGTAGTAAGGCCATTATATTTATACAGTTCGGATGACATATCAAAGGAGATAGTTCTTTCAAGCAAAAAGTATGGATCAGTTAAGCGAGTGTTCATTGTTTCTGCTGAAGATAAAGTTCTAACGAAAGAATTTCAACAGTTGATGATTGAAAAGAATCCACCAGATGAAGTGGAAGAGATTTCAGGCTCTGATCACATGGCTATGATGTCTAAGCCCCTTCAACTTTTTACTCTTCTTATGCGTATCGCCAACAAATGA